The window AAATTCGTTTTTGTCGGGGATGATAAATGGTCATTAAAAGATGGCAATTTAGAATTTTGGGATAAAGATGGATATGCATTTATTCAACCAGAAGAAATTGAAGAAATTGAAGATGATGAAATTGACTTCTCTGAGTTTAACTTAGATGATATTGAATCAGATGAAGAAGAAGATGACTACGAAGATGAAGAAGAACTTGATGAAGAAGTCATTGAAGAAAAAGCTTATGTTGACGTTGGATTAGATTTAGAATCTACTGATGAAGACGAAGGCTTGGATGACGTTGATCTAGATTTAGACGATGATTCTGACTATGATGAAGATGACTATAATGACATCATGGACGACTACGAGGATATGTACGACAATTAAGAGGTTTTTAGCCTCTTTTTTGTTTGATAAAAACATAATATTTCATTTTATAGGATATTGGTTGAGTTCTCATATATAGTTTGATAGAATTAATAAGGGCACACCTAAAAACGAAAGTCTCCTGTCATGGGAGACTTTTATATTTTTTATAATGATTTAAAGGAAGGCAAGGTTCGTTTCATATGGCGACAAAATTCATATTTGTAACAGGTGGAGTGGTATCTTCACTAGGAAAGGGTATATCTGCATCAGCAATTGGTCAGTTATTAAAGTCTAGGGGACTTAAAGTATTTACGCAAAAGTTTGATCCATATATTAATATTGATCCAGGTACAATGAGTCCATATCAACATGGAGAAGTTTTTGTCACCGACGATGGAGCGGAAACAGATTTAGATTTAGGCCACTATGAAAGATTTATTGATATAAATTTATCAAAAGAATCATCAGTGACAACTGGTAAAATCTATCAATCAGTGTTAGCCAAAGAACGTCGCGGGGATTATCACGGGGCAACTGTTCAGGTGATTCCACACGTAACAGATGAAATAAAATCAAAGTTGGTTGATGCAGCAAATCATTCAGGTGCTGATGTCATCATCACGGAAATTGGTGGAACAGTAGGAGATATTGAGTCGCTTCCATATTTAGAAGCAATTCGTCAGGCAAGACGTGATTTTGGTTATCAAAATACAATGTATATTCATAATACACTTGTACCATTCTTAAGAGCATCTAACGAAATTAAAACAAAACCAACACAGCACTCCGTAAAAGAATTAAGATCTTTAGGTATTCAACCAGATGTAATCATTTTAAGAAGTGAAGTGAAGATTGTTGATCAAGTCAAAGAAAAAATCGCGTTATTTTGTGACGTGCCTAAAGAAGGTGTGTTTGAATCAATAGATGTAGAAGTGCTTTATGAAGCCGTTTTAAACTTAAGAAAACAAGGTATTGATGATTATATTCTTAAACATTTCAACTTAGAAAACTCAAATGAACCTGATATGAAACCATGGGAAGATTTAATTTATAGAATTAAAAACTTAAAACATTCTGTAACGATTGGTTTAGTTGGTAAATATGTTACTTTACAAGATGCATACTTATCAGTATCTGAGTCATTAAAACACGCTGGTTATTTCCATAACACACATGTAAAAATCAAATGGCTAAATGCAGAAAAAGTAAATGATGATAATGTGAAAGAAGCATTAAATGGTTGTGATGGTATCTTAGTTCCTGGTGGATTTGGAGAACGTGCAACACAAGGTAAATTAGCTGCAATCAAGTATGCAAGAGAAAATAACGTTCCATTCTTCGGGATTTGTTATGGTATGCAACTAGCATCAATTGAATATGCTAGAAATGTTTTAGGTATTTTAGATGCAAATACAACTGAAATTGATCCGAATACTAAAAATCCAATCATTACGATTCAACCAGAGAACCCAGAAGATTTAGGTGGAACGTTACGATTAGGATTATTTGGTTGTGAGTTAAAAGATGGTTCAGTAGCTAAACGCGCTTATGGTGTAGAACACATTGAAGAACGTCATCGCCATCGTTATGAATTTAATAATACTTATCGTGAAATTTTCGAATCAAAAGATATGGTTATTAGTGGAATTAATAAAGAAAGAAATCTTGTTGAAGTGATTGAACTTCCAAAACACCCTTGGTATGTTGCAGTTCAATATCATCCAGAATTCTTATCTAGACCTTTAAGACCACATCCATTATTTAGAGATTTTATTGGGGCAACTCTACAAAATCACAAAATTAAATAAAAAAATACTCTAATTATTTGTATTAGTAGACAAATAGATATATAATATCTATGGCTAAAATCATATTCAAAGGAGAAATAATATGTTAGTATCAGCAAAAGATATGTTACAAAAAGCAAGAGCTGAAGGTTATGGTGTTGCTCAAATCAATATCAATAACTTAGAATGGATCAAAGCAGTTTTATCAACTGTTCAAGAATTAAATTCACCAGTTATCTTAGGTGTATCTGAAGGTGCAGCTAAATACATGGGTGGATACGAAAACGTTATGGCTATGGTTACAGCTTTAGACAAAGCAATGAAGATTACTGTTCCAGTAGCAGTTCACTTAGACCATGGTACTTACGAAGGAGCTTTCAAAGCTATTCGCGCTGGTTTCACATCAGTAATGTTTGATGGATCACACTATCCATTTGAAGAAAACTTAAAGAAGACTAAAGAAGTTGTTGCAGTAGCTCACGCTTGTGGAGTTTCTGTAGAAGCTGAAGTTGGTTCAATCGGTGGAGAAGAAGACGGAGTTATCGGTTTAGGTGAAGTCGCTGACATCGAAGAATGCCGTATCATTGCTGAAACAGGAGTAGATTTATTCGCTGCTGGTATCGGTAATATCCATGGTAAATATCCTGCAAACTGGCCAGGATTAAGATTCGACGTTTTAGAAAACGTTGCTAAAGTTACAAACGGAGTTCCACTAGTATTACACGGTGGTACAGGTATCCCTGCAGACCAAATTAAAAAAGCTATTTCATTAGGTATTGCTAAAATCAACGTTAATACTGAATTACAATTAGCTTTCGCAGCAGCTACAAGAGAATACATCTTAGCTGGTAAAGATTTAGAATCTAAAGGATTCGACCCACGTAAGTTATTAGATCCAGGATATAAAGCAATGAAGAAAGTTGTTGCTGAAAAGTTAGAAATGTTCGGATCAGTTAACAAAGCTTAATTAAAAATAACAACATTAGAATCGAGGAATTTTCATGCGTGATGAATTAATATATCACGAATATGCTTCTTGGAAATTAGAGCATAGTGAATTAATTAACAACTTAAAACAATTAGATTCGCCTCTAATTATCAGATTTGAAAATGTACTAAATGTAATAGATTACATGTATGATAAATTAATTGATGATCCGAAATATAGTGATGACGATCATGAGATTTTCGAAACTGGTTTCTATTATGTATATGATCAAATAGAAGAAATCAAGAAAATTCTTAAAGCGGTTTATAACAATGATTACTTAGCACTAAACCTAGATGCTAAGAGCGTTAATTTATTGCTAAATACAATCGATTTTCAAAATGATTTAATGAGTCAATCTAATGTCGATGAATCAGCAATGCAATTCTTCCTTGACTTTGAAAAAGAAGTTATAGAAAAACTAAACAACAAACAAAAAATTGAAGAAGATATGTTTAAACGTTTAGATGAAGAATCACTAAAAATCTTTAAGAAATTAAAAGTAAGCTATTATCCAATAGATACAATTTTCTTAGAAATTGCAGATGAATTAGGTATTATTTAAGGAATGATGTAAATCATTCCTTTTTTACTCATTTTAACGTTTTTCCTTGGAAATGAGTTACTAATCGGTTAAAATAGAATGTAGACGATAAATGCCTTAAAAAAGGCTTTAAAGAGATTTAAGGATGTATAAAAAATGATTAAATTAGAATTGTTAAAAATTAAACTTCAAGGTAGACTAAGATATAACATTTTTGTTGGCTTAGCAGCATTATCTGTAATGGGTATTAGTATTTATGATGTTATCTTTTTAGAAAATGACCCATCATGGCGTATATTCAGCATCATCTTAATTATTGCAGCTCTCATTTTATTGTCATTTAATATTTATTTTATTTCGACTTCAAGCAAAGATTTAAAAGATTTAAAAAAAGATAAATATGAAAAGGTAAACGCGAAGTTCATTTCATTCCAATCAAAAAATCTTTCTAAGAAAGGATACAATAAGGTAACTTATTCAGGCCAGCTCTTTAGAATCATAGGGACTGAAACAATGATCCAATTAGATGTAGATGATGTAGAATTAAAAGAAGATTACGTTATTGCCTATGGCAAACGTTCAAAAATCGGTGTAATGATTCAAAAATATAAACAAAAATAAAACTGCTATTTGAGTTAGTTCCCTTAAAACGGACAATTAAATAAAAAACCTAGAGAGAGCTTGTTTTCGATATTGAATCGGAGCGAGCTCTTTTATTTTCTTTTGTAATCTTACTTCATTGTAATACTTAATATAATCCTCAACTTTTAAAATCATTTCAGATTCGCTCATTTTATCGTTCAAATACACACATTCACTCTTTAATGAACTAAACCAAGATTCTATTGGACTATTATCCACACAGCTTCCTTTAAATGATGCACTCTGTTTAATGTTATTTTCTTTTAATAAATTTGAATACACTTGTGATGTGAATTGTGCCCCTTGATCAGAGTGAATAATTAATCCTAATCTTTGATGCTGCGGGACATCACTAATCGCCATTTTTACTGTATTTAACACGAAATCATGGCTCATAAATCTAGATATTTTATAACTTACTATACTTTTGTCATACATATTTTTTATTGCACATAGATAGAGTATGCGCTCTTTACAGAAAAGATAACTAATATCTATACTCCATTTTTCATTTGGGCGTTCTGTGGTAAAATCTCTCTTGAGGAGATTAGGTATCTTGATGTGTGGTCTAGCGCCCCATCTAAACTTTTTCTTCCTAATGATTGACTGAACTTGATTCAGTCTCATATAACGGTACACGGAATATCTTGTCAGGATGAGGCCGTGTACTTTTTATATTCATTTGGAGCCGCTCGATTCCTTGTCTTTTATCCTTAAAATATTGGTCTAATATAGTTTTGTTTATTGCTTCATTGTAGGATTTATATTTTGGCTTACCTAGGGCGATTCAATCATAATAACCGCTTCGTGAACACTTTAACCTTTGGCATAAATTCTTGATTGAATACCTACACTTTAATTTATCAATTATTTGATACTTTTCTTTTGATTCCTTAAGTAAGCTATCTGTTTTTTTATATCTTCATATACCTTTAACTCTTCAATTAATTATTCTTTACTCATATCTTCATACTTGATTGGTTGTTTAGGTCTACCTTTGTTTGGTGTTGTTTCTTTGGTTGCTATACCACATCTATCTACTGTTGTTCCAAATGTTTGATATTGTTTAACCCATCTTCGAACCACAGATGAATCTATATCTAATTGTTTTGCTAAAGTAGTATAACCACTTGATTTACCAGTTAGATAATTAATTACTATTTCATTTTTTTCTTCAATTGTATATTGTCTATGTTTGATTGTTTTTCTTTCTCTCATTTTCTTTCCTCCTTTAAAAACTATCTTAAACAAAAAATGGAGCTACATGCATTAGTTTGCATATAACTCTAGGCTTTTTTTATTATTGTCCGTTTTAATTAAATAGTTTCTTTTAGCAGTTTTTTATTTACAGAAACAATTATCCATATGATCATTAACCATACCAACAGCTTGCATAAACGCATAAACAGTTGTTGGACCTAAGAATTTAAAGCCCTCTTTTTTAAGTGCTTTACTTAATTTATCAGATATTGGTGTGGTTGCTGGTACTTCTTTTAAACTTTGATAATGATTAATAATAGGTTTATAATCTACAAAGGACCATATAAAATCACTGAAAGAACCATATTTTTTTTCAACGTTAAAATACATCTTCGCATTATGAATAGTGGCATCAATCTTCATACGATTTCTAATAATTCCCGTATTATTCATTAACTCATTTATTTTCGCATCATCGTAATGAATGATTTTATCAGGGTCAAAATGATCATAAGCATCTTCAAATGCTTCCCACTTATTTAAAATTGTAATCCAACTTAGACCAGCCTGTTGGCTCTCTAGAATGAGCATCTTAAATAACGCTTTTGAGTCATATAAAGGTTTACCCCAAAGTTCATCATGGTATTTTTTTTCCGTTTCACTTTGATTAGCCCATGCACATCGTTCCATATAATCACCTCATCGTTATTATACCAAAATAAAAGTCCCGCCTAAGGCGAGACTATTTTTATTGTATAAAGATTGTGTTAAATGAATAAGTTTGAGGTCTTAAGATGTAATTTGTAATTGTTACATAACTTGAAGATACTTGAGCTTTACCATAAACAACATAAACTAATTCAGGGAAATCAATAAAAGGATTTCTATTTTGTTGAATACCTTGAATACGATTGTTTCTAGTTAATTCAAATTCATTTACAGGGTCTTGTTCATGCCAGCGTAAGAACATGTCTAAGTTACCAACAACATCAATATTTAAATTATATCTAAGTGAGATATATAAAACGATTCTAGCAACATCACCAATATGTTCATCTCCAGGGTAGAATTTACCAGAAGATAATTTCCATTGACCACTGCCTGTACCATATGGGTAGTTCGCACGTGTTGAGTTGACTCCTACATTTGCTGCGCGAAGGTTATGTAAATCATATTCAGGGGCATTACCTAATTTTGAGTTTGGCCATACATGCTCACGATTACCATAAGCACCTAAGCCAGTATAAATTAAGTAGTGGCTGCCTTGCCATGCATCGGCTTCTTTAACTTGAGCAGTAGAACCGGTTGCTTTACCGGCTGACTTAACTAATTTTGTTACAGCATCTTTTAATGCAGTTCCAGATAAATCTTTTAGTGAAGTATAATAACCAGTAAAATCGTAATTGATATCTGGAATACCATTTGATACCCATTTACCATAAAAATTTAAATCTTGTGATACATAAATGAATTCTAGTTGTGAAGGATTTCCTGTGAAATCTTTATTAACATACCAACCAATAAAATCAAATCCTTCTTTATTTGTATTAGGAATGATTGTGATTGAATCACCTAATGCATATGATGATTTTTCTAGTAAGGTATCACCATCATAGAAGGCAATTTCATATGTTTCTTTTTGATTTTGTGGATAATCTGTGACTT of the Acholeplasma hippikon genome contains:
- a CDS encoding CTP synthase, which gives rise to MATKFIFVTGGVVSSLGKGISASAIGQLLKSRGLKVFTQKFDPYINIDPGTMSPYQHGEVFVTDDGAETDLDLGHYERFIDINLSKESSVTTGKIYQSVLAKERRGDYHGATVQVIPHVTDEIKSKLVDAANHSGADVIITEIGGTVGDIESLPYLEAIRQARRDFGYQNTMYIHNTLVPFLRASNEIKTKPTQHSVKELRSLGIQPDVIILRSEVKIVDQVKEKIALFCDVPKEGVFESIDVEVLYEAVLNLRKQGIDDYILKHFNLENSNEPDMKPWEDLIYRIKNLKHSVTIGLVGKYVTLQDAYLSVSESLKHAGYFHNTHVKIKWLNAEKVNDDNVKEALNGCDGILVPGGFGERATQGKLAAIKYARENNVPFFGICYGMQLASIEYARNVLGILDANTTEIDPNTKNPIITIQPENPEDLGGTLRLGLFGCELKDGSVAKRAYGVEHIEERHRHRYEFNNTYREIFESKDMVISGINKERNLVEVIELPKHPWYVAVQYHPEFLSRPLRPHPLFRDFIGATLQNHKIK
- the fba gene encoding class II fructose-1,6-bisphosphate aldolase, giving the protein MLVSAKDMLQKARAEGYGVAQININNLEWIKAVLSTVQELNSPVILGVSEGAAKYMGGYENVMAMVTALDKAMKITVPVAVHLDHGTYEGAFKAIRAGFTSVMFDGSHYPFEENLKKTKEVVAVAHACGVSVEAEVGSIGGEEDGVIGLGEVADIEECRIIAETGVDLFAAGIGNIHGKYPANWPGLRFDVLENVAKVTNGVPLVLHGGTGIPADQIKKAISLGIAKINVNTELQLAFAAATREYILAGKDLESKGFDPRKLLDPGYKAMKKVVAEKLEMFGSVNKA
- the rpoE gene encoding DNA-directed RNA polymerase subunit delta; the encoded protein is MADVNMNELSLLDIIEEILKNSAEPISIYELIETAAKQKGLDPEDVDAMTQLYMDITLSGKFVFVGDDKWSLKDGNLEFWDKDGYAFIQPEEIEEIEDDEIDFSEFNLDDIESDEEEDDYEDEEELDEEVIEEKAYVDVGLDLESTDEDEGLDDVDLDLDDDSDYDEDDYNDIMDDYEDMYDN
- a CDS encoding transposase; the encoded protein is MRERKTIKHRQYTIEEKNEIVINYLTGKSSGYTTLAKQLDIDSSVVRRWVKQYQTFGTTVDRCGIATKETTPNKGRPKQPIKYEDMSKE
- a CDS encoding DNA-3-methyladenine glycosylase I; protein product: MERCAWANQSETEKKYHDELWGKPLYDSKALFKMLILESQQAGLSWITILNKWEAFEDAYDHFDPDKIIHYDDAKINELMNNTGIIRNRMKIDATIHNAKMYFNVEKKYGSFSDFIWSFVDYKPIINHYQSLKEVPATTPISDKLSKALKKEGFKFLGPTTVYAFMQAVGMVNDHMDNCFCK
- a CDS encoding IS3 family transposase; its protein translation is MLTRYSVYRYMRLNQVQSIIRKKKFRWGARPHIKIPNLLKRDFTTERPNEKWSIDISYLFCKERILYLCAIKNMYDKSIVSYKISRFMSHDFVLNTVKMAISDVPQHQRLGLIIHSDQGAQFTSQVYSNLLKENNIKQSASFKGSCVDNSPIESWFSSLKSECVYLNDKMSESEMILKVEDYIKYYNEVRLQKKIKELAPIQYRKQALSRFFI
- a CDS encoding endonuclease yields the protein MKKILLIVLLSFSIILTSCQKTKEVTDYPQNQKETYEIAFYDGDTLLEKSSYALGDSITIIPNTNKEGFDFIGWYVNKDFTGNPSQLEFIYVSQDLNFYGKWVSNGIPDINYDFTGYYTSLKDLSGTALKDAVTKLVKSAGKATGSTAQVKEADAWQGSHYLIYTGLGAYGNREHVWPNSKLGNAPEYDLHNLRAANVGVNSTRANYPYGTGSGQWKLSSGKFYPGDEHIGDVARIVLYISLRYNLNIDVVGNLDMFLRWHEQDPVNEFELTRNNRIQGIQQNRNPFIDFPELVYVVYGKAQVSSSYVTITNYILRPQTYSFNTIFIQ